A single region of the Candidatus Zixiibacteriota bacterium genome encodes:
- a CDS encoding 4Fe-4S dicluster domain-containing protein has product MRYGFLIDQNRCIGCHACTVACKEEHAIPLGVNRTWVKYVEKGRYPDTRRHFAVLRCNHCDDAPCIEICPTVALFRRPDGIVDFDGERCIGCKSCMQACPYDALYIDPERNTAAKCNFDASRIEMGYKPACEAVCPTQAILSGDLDDPASAISRRIATEKVAVRKPEKGTRPKLYYVGVDGDLLEPSRMAPQEGYLWGEKNPGEDLYALRAAGAGAAPVETSREVYDVPHATPWGAKISAYLWSKSVAAGVLLVSALLANAGLQPDAPVLALVSPGIALVFLALTLGLLIADLKKPARFFYILTRPNRSSWLVLGGYVLAAYAAAAVVWAAYGFRRGFAPPAVFWPAAVLAVAAACYSAFLFAQARGRDFWQSPLKFWHLLAQALVAGSAALILAGASQLVVPLPLMGGAAFHWLGNALVVSLLAALAIAFVDLLMDHGGEGTRRAADLLVKGALWKPFWLVVVAAGGLLPIALTLWPTASPLPNIVAAVLALVGVWSYEHLWIKAGQAMPLS; this is encoded by the coding sequence ATGCGTTACGGATTTCTCATCGACCAGAATCGCTGCATCGGCTGTCACGCGTGCACGGTGGCCTGCAAGGAAGAGCACGCCATTCCCCTGGGCGTCAACCGCACCTGGGTGAAGTACGTCGAAAAGGGCCGCTATCCCGACACCCGGCGCCACTTCGCCGTCCTGCGCTGCAACCACTGCGACGACGCCCCCTGCATCGAGATCTGCCCGACGGTTGCGCTTTTCCGGCGGCCCGACGGAATCGTCGACTTCGACGGAGAGCGCTGCATCGGTTGCAAGTCGTGCATGCAGGCCTGCCCGTACGACGCGCTCTACATCGACCCGGAGCGGAACACGGCCGCCAAATGCAACTTCGACGCCTCCCGCATCGAAATGGGCTACAAGCCGGCCTGCGAGGCCGTTTGCCCGACGCAGGCGATCCTCTCCGGCGACCTCGACGACCCGGCGAGCGCGATCAGCCGGCGGATCGCGACCGAGAAGGTCGCCGTGCGCAAACCCGAGAAGGGAACGCGCCCCAAGCTCTATTACGTCGGCGTCGACGGCGATCTGCTCGAACCGTCGCGCATGGCGCCGCAGGAGGGCTATCTTTGGGGAGAAAAGAATCCGGGGGAGGACCTCTACGCGCTGCGGGCCGCCGGTGCCGGAGCCGCCCCGGTGGAGACCTCGCGCGAGGTCTATGACGTGCCCCACGCCACGCCGTGGGGCGCCAAGATCTCGGCCTACCTCTGGAGCAAGTCGGTGGCGGCCGGCGTGCTGCTCGTCTCGGCGCTGCTCGCCAACGCGGGCCTGCAACCGGACGCACCGGTGCTTGCGCTGGTGAGCCCGGGGATTGCGCTGGTTTTCCTCGCGCTCACTCTCGGGTTGCTGATCGCCGATCTGAAGAAGCCGGCGCGCTTCTTCTACATCCTCACGCGACCGAACCGCAGCTCGTGGCTGGTGCTCGGCGGCTATGTTCTTGCGGCCTACGCAGCGGCAGCGGTTGTCTGGGCTGCTTACGGCTTTCGCCGGGGCTTCGCGCCGCCCGCTGTCTTCTGGCCGGCGGCCGTGCTCGCCGTCGCCGCCGCTTGCTACTCCGCCTTTCTCTTCGCGCAGGCCCGCGGGCGCGATTTCTGGCAGAGCCCGCTGAAATTCTGGCACCTGCTCGCCCAGGCGCTCGTCGCGGGCTCGGCGGCGCTGATCCTGGCGGGGGCATCCCAGCTCGTGGTGCCCTTGCCGCTGATGGGCGGCGCCGCGTTTCACTGGCTGGGAAACGCGCTGGTGGTTTCCCTGCTTGCCGCTCTCGCCATCGCCTTCGTCGATCTGCTGATGGACCACGGGGGCGAGGGGACACGCCGCGCCGCCGACCTGCTCGTCAAGGGTGCTCTGTGGAAGCCGTTCTGGCTCGTCGTGGTGGCCGCGGGCGGGTTGCTCCCGATCGCGCTCACGCTCTGGCCCACGGCTTCGCCGCTCCCCAACATCGTCGCCGCCGTCCTCGCGCTCGTCGGCGTGTGGAGTTACGAGCACCTCTGGATCAAGGCGGGGCAGGCCATGCCTCTGAGCTGA
- a CDS encoding iron-containing redox enzyme family protein: protein MAASFHDQLVATRDRRHSKNHPFFELWAQGKLTREQTALYCQQHYHFVSEYLNWMAYEASQIPHRDVKAYLLENLGDEENPEDRHLDMLKDYVAASGLERDSVETAPVLPGTEGLQNWGWRMVYQRPWQAAVAGMFIGLESQFLDICRKLVPALHRHYGYAPRAREIRFFEEHIHADEIHGAKGFAIVEKYCDTRELQALALEAVEQATIRRWRYMNSIYWYALHGKQDDTPTL, encoded by the coding sequence ATGGCGGCTAGTTTTCACGATCAGCTGGTCGCGACGCGCGACCGCAGGCACAGCAAGAACCATCCGTTCTTCGAGCTGTGGGCGCAGGGCAAGCTCACCCGCGAGCAGACCGCTCTTTACTGCCAGCAGCACTACCATTTCGTCAGCGAATATCTGAACTGGATGGCGTACGAGGCTTCCCAGATCCCCCACCGTGACGTCAAGGCGTATCTGCTCGAAAATCTCGGCGACGAGGAGAATCCCGAGGACCGGCATCTGGACATGCTCAAGGACTACGTCGCGGCGAGCGGCCTGGAGCGCGACAGCGTCGAGACCGCGCCGGTCCTGCCCGGGACCGAAGGGCTGCAGAACTGGGGTTGGCGGATGGTCTACCAGAGGCCCTGGCAAGCCGCGGTGGCCGGGATGTTCATCGGCCTGGAGTCGCAGTTCCTCGACATCTGCAGGAAGCTCGTCCCGGCCCTGCATCGCCATTACGGCTATGCGCCGCGCGCGCGGGAGATCCGCTTCTTCGAGGAGCACATCCACGCCGACGAAATCCACGGCGCCAAGGGTTTCGCCATCGTCGAGAAGTACTGCGACACCCGCGAGTTGCAGGCGCTGGCGCTGGAGGCCGTCGAGCAGGCGACGATCCGCCGCTGGCGCTACATGAACAGCATTTACTGGTACGCGCTTCACGGGAAGCAGGACGACACCCCCACCCTGTAA
- a CDS encoding amidohydrolase family protein: MSLRIDGGVVVAWSGAGHELIPNGSVYIDGDRIASVGIDRSRPADRVIDAAGKLICPGFVNLHVHSQLNVGDYLLPDVTRKDYLCANYFVFGAPVKEKAAPPPPAAVAIGRKYALYTALRNGATTVLDPGGGPGDFEGYASIVGRLGGRVFFSPPYRSSDIFTDAEGRHYYEERADRGRPGLERAVEFIQKYRGAHNGRLQGILNPAQAETCEPSLLRETVAAARQLNVPIHLHAGGNLREFLQILQRYRKPVIEYLSETGILGPRTILGHMVFMGGHSRVDYPASELELLAASGATVGHCPHKCAKMGFAMESFARYLRAGVKLGLGTDTYPLDIIAEMRYASLFSRLVDRDAAAARPAEVFNAATVGGADALGREDLGRLAPGAKADLVIVDLRSARYGPVRDPINALVEYGSGADVETVVVDGEVVVEGGRSTRIDDDELFAEAQAAATRAWDNWPARDWAGRRVEQIVPPAFPTRAA; this comes from the coding sequence ATGTCACTACGAATCGACGGCGGCGTCGTGGTCGCCTGGTCGGGGGCCGGCCACGAGCTCATCCCGAACGGCTCGGTCTACATCGATGGAGACAGGATCGCGTCGGTCGGCATCGACCGCTCCCGGCCGGCGGACCGCGTGATCGACGCGGCCGGGAAGCTCATCTGCCCGGGCTTCGTCAACCTCCACGTCCATTCGCAGCTCAACGTCGGGGACTACCTGCTTCCCGACGTCACGCGGAAAGACTATCTCTGCGCGAACTACTTCGTCTTCGGCGCCCCCGTGAAGGAGAAGGCCGCGCCGCCGCCTCCCGCGGCGGTCGCGATCGGTCGGAAGTACGCGCTCTACACCGCTCTCCGAAACGGAGCCACGACGGTGCTCGACCCGGGCGGCGGGCCCGGCGATTTCGAAGGCTACGCGAGCATCGTCGGGCGGCTCGGGGGCCGCGTCTTCTTCAGCCCGCCGTACCGGAGCAGCGACATCTTCACGGACGCCGAGGGCCGCCATTACTACGAGGAGCGGGCGGACCGCGGCCGGCCGGGGCTCGAGCGCGCCGTCGAGTTCATCCAGAAATACCGGGGCGCGCACAACGGCCGGCTCCAGGGCATTCTCAACCCGGCGCAGGCTGAGACCTGTGAGCCGTCGCTCCTGCGCGAAACCGTGGCCGCGGCGCGCCAACTGAACGTCCCGATCCACCTCCACGCGGGCGGAAATCTGCGCGAGTTCCTGCAGATCCTGCAGCGCTACCGCAAACCGGTGATCGAATACCTCAGCGAGACGGGGATTCTCGGCCCGCGGACTATTCTCGGCCACATGGTTTTCATGGGCGGCCACTCGCGCGTGGACTATCCGGCGAGCGAGCTTGAGCTCCTGGCCGCAAGCGGCGCGACGGTGGGCCACTGCCCGCACAAGTGCGCGAAGATGGGCTTCGCCATGGAATCCTTCGCGCGCTACCTTCGCGCCGGAGTGAAGCTCGGTCTAGGTACCGACACTTATCCCCTGGACATCATAGCGGAAATGCGGTACGCGTCGCTCTTCTCCCGGCTCGTCGACCGCGACGCCGCCGCCGCCCGTCCGGCCGAGGTCTTCAACGCCGCCACCGTCGGCGGGGCCGACGCGCTGGGGCGGGAGGATCTCGGCCGCCTCGCGCCCGGGGCCAAAGCGGACCTCGTCATCGTCGACCTGCGCAGCGCGCGCTACGGCCCGGTGCGGGACCCGATCAACGCCCTGGTCGAATACGGCAGCGGGGCCGACGTCGAGACGGTCGTGGTGGACGGCGAGGTGGTCGTGGAGGGAGGACGCTCGACGCGGATCGACGACGACGAGTTGTTCGCCGAGGCCCAGGCGGCCGCCACGCGCGCGTGGGACAACTGGCCCGCCCGCGACTGGGCGGGGAGAAGGGTCGAGCAGATCGTTCCGCCGGCTTTCCCGACGCGCGCGGCGTGA